A segment of the Molothrus ater isolate BHLD 08-10-18 breed brown headed cowbird chromosome 28, BPBGC_Mater_1.1, whole genome shotgun sequence genome:
GAGACCCATTGTCCTAGGTTGACTagatgatgcttttatccccaattgtctgttctgtttatgctgaataatgagttttgcacctttaagacttgttgcagagagtgaaggggggagagaagaagctcagtttgttttcagacactgcactcactcctccacattcctgctcctggactgtgctgtctgtggaaggacagacagcaggacagagctctcctttgcttttagttagtttgAGCTAACTGAGGTACAGAAGTTTCCTggactgtgggttttttccttttttcccttttctttggagctctttaaacctgctctgggctgaacagccaggcctggcctgtgacatttccagcactggagggactgatcagagcctgagtgagctgagctacaGCCCATGGAGGGACTTTCTCAGTCTGTCAcctcttttggagcagcaaggggttttattgtgtaatattgtttaggttttattgttcaatattgtttaggttttattgttcaATAATcagtttttttcccacttttttccAAGGAGCTATTTTCTCCCGGATCAGTTGCGGGGAGGGGCcgattgaatctgctttcctagaggagcccctttgggggCTCTCTCCAAAATTTGCCCTGACCCAGGACACCCAAATTTCAGGGGGGGAAAGAGCAGAGCATCAGCAGCTTGCACCTGTGGGACTGATCAGAgcctgagtgagctgagctccagcccacagagggactttctcagtttgtcatctcttttggagcagcaaggggttttattgattcatattgtttaggttttattgtttaataaacaggttttttccacgGAGCTATTTTCTCCCATACTTGGCTGGGGAAAACCAGTCcaggagaaaatacctccttggaaaaaagcaaattcatttgaatctgctttcctagaagAGCCTCTTTGGGGGCTCTCTCCAAAATCTGCCCTGACCCAGGACACCCCTGTTTCACAGGGGGACGCTGACCCACCTCGAAGGACTGGAAGGTCAATCCCACGTGGTAGCCCTCGGACACGGTGATTTTCCAGACGCACACCTTGCTGGGCCGGTAGTCATCGGGGTAGTTGGGGGACTGGATGTGGCCGTTGTCCTTCTTGACGTCCCCCCCGCAGATGGCTggaagggaggagcagcagcctgagccccCCCGGGCCCCGTGCCGCCCCCTGGGCCCCGCTGCTCCCCCCTACCTTCGTAGACGGCGAAGAAACCTTTGCCCACCCAGTTGCTGCTGCTCCGGAACTCCACCCAGAGGCGGCTGTCGGTGGAGATGATGGGCTCGGGCAGCTTGTTCCCGCAGAACCTGCCTGGGGAGGAAGGCGTGCTGGGCTGCCGTGCTGGagccctcctcttcctcaccccaCCTGCTCTTCCTCACTGTCATCCCCTCTTCCTCACCACcacctgctcttcctcctcaccACCTCCTCTTCTTCACTGCTACCACCTCTTCCTCACTgccacctcctcttcctctccgccacctgctcttcctcactgccatctcctcttcctcactgccacctgctcttcctcactgccatctcctcttcctcactgccatctcctcttcctcactgccatctcctcttcctcacagccaCCTGCTCTTCGTCCTCACTGCtacctcctcttcctcctcaccaCCTCCCCTTCCTCACCGCCATCTCCCCTTCCTCACCGCTACCACCTCTTCCTCACTACCACCTCCTCTTCCTTGTCCTCTCCTTTCTCATCATCCCCTCTTCCTTTCTGCAACCTTGTCTGACTCACCATGacttcctctttctcctcatgacctcctcttcctcaccaccacctcttcttcctcatTGCTACCACCTCTTCCTCACCaccacctcctcttcctcattaccacctcctcttcttcactgccccctcctcttcctcatcaccacctcctcttcctcactgccccctcctcttcctcatcaccacctcctcttcctcactgcctcctcctcttccttgccctctccttctctttctcatcATCACCTCTTCTTCCTTGCTGCCACCTTGTCCACCTCACCATgacttcctcttcctcctgacCTTCCTCATGACCTTCACTTCATCACCGCcacctcctcttcttcctcactacctcttcttcctcacctccacctcctcctggtCCCCCCACTGcccctttccaacccaaagccAAAGGCTGCTTCTCACTGCACTCCTCCCCAGTCCCCTCCAGCTTTTCTGGCTGTTTCACTTCAGCTGCTGATTCCAGGGGATTTGGGaatcctgggatttggggaacaTCCAGTTCATGGGATGGGGTTGGGATCCTGGAATCTCCCTGGGGAGCATCCAAAGGATGGGACTGGGATCCTGGAATCTCCCTGGGGAACATCCCAAGGATGTGACAAGGACAGTGGCATCTCTTGGGAACATCACAGGGATAGGACCAGGACGCTGGAATCTCCCTAAGGAACatcacagggatggggacggggatcCTGGAATTTCCCTGGGGAGCATCACAGGGACTGGAACCTCCCGGGGAACATCACAAGGATGGGACCAGGGTGCTGGAATCTCTTGGAAAACATCACAGGGATGGGACCAGGATGCCGGAATCTCCCTGGGCAACATCACAGGCACTGGAATCTCCATGGGGAacatcccagggatgggaccAGGATGCTGGAATCCCTCTGGGGGACATCCAGCTCTTTGGGGTGGGACTGGGACAGTGGCATCTCTTGGGGAGCACCACAGGGATGGGACCAGGACCCTGGAATCTCACTAGAACCTCCCTGGGGAACACCCAGCTCTTTGGGGTGGAACTGGGACCCTGGAATCTCTTGGGGAACATCACAGGGATGGGACCAGGGTGCTGGAATCTCCCTGGGAAACATCACAGGGATGGGAACGCTGGAATCTCCCTGGGGAACATCCAGCTCTTTGCGGTGGGACTGGGACACCGGCATTTCTTGGGGAACACCACAGGGATAGGACCAGGACCCTGGAATCTCCCTGGGGAACATCACAGGGAATGGAGTCTCCCTGGGGAACATCACAGGGGTGGGATTGGGATCCTGGATTCTCCCCGGGGAACATCACAGGACCGGAATATCCCTGGGGAACATCacagggatggcaccagggtGCTGGACTCTCCCTGGAATCTCCCAGGGGAACACCCAGCTCCTCGGGGTGGGATGGGACACCGCCACTCCCCGGGGAGACGCGCCAGCCAGCTGGATCACCCAGGCTGCTCTCACTGGCGTGGGCTAAACCGGGAGCCCCGCTCCCCTCAGGAACCCCTCTGGGGGGtaattcccccctccccaggagTCTGGAatagcaggcaggcagggacaggggtgagGGAATCCCCTGGCCCCCTGCCGGCCCCGGGTGGCGCCGGCGGGCAGGAGGGGCGGGCGGGAGGCCCCGGGTTGTTACCTCGCAGCGTGGCCTTTCTCCAGAACCCGTCTCTCACCTCCACGTAGTCGTACCAGCACAGCCGGCTTCGGTACAGGTCCAGGGTGGTGAAATTCAGGATGATCTaagggtgggaaggagcaggaggagcctggGGTGAGCTCCCCCCACAACCCATctgccaggagccaggggaACCTGGTGGAATCCAGACCCCTCAAGGGGATGTTGGGGCTcgggacaccccaaaacagggctgggaggagggagaggaggctgggagagggCGGGAGCCGTCACCCCAACAGTCAGTACCTTCTCTCCAGGGGTGACCGAGATCCTCCAGACGCAGTGCATGTGGGCAGAGTATCCATTGGGGAATTCCGGGGAGGAGAAGTtgccctggctgtcctggagtgtctccccacaggctgcagagggagaaaagcGGGGTTCAGACCCCTCAGAAAAGCGGGGTTCAGACCCCTCAGAAAAGCGGGGCTCAGACCCCCACTATTCACCGTCCCCTCATCCCCTAATAACCCCAACACAGCCCCTTTATCAAGCCCCACCACCACAACCAACCCCATCCCAAGGCCATAACCAACAAGGCCCCAACTACCCCGAGCCTCTGGATTAGGATCCGCCGCCAATGACGCTgaacaaaaaaccacaaccagCATCCCCCTAAATAAACCATAACAAACACCAAAGAGACAAAAGAGACCCCAAACTTACTCATCAACCACACCCTGCAACCGCTGCTACAACCAGCCCCTGCACCCCGTAGTAAGGGGAGGGGTTAAATgcatcccccagcagcaggaagggcatCACTGCTGTGGTAGATGGTAGAGGTAATTCATGCTATtgatgtataaaatattgtaaaatccaagcTAAGCCGGGATCAGAGTCTTATGTTAAGATAATATCGAGTTCTGTTAATAAGAATGGAACCTTCCTGGGCCATGATCACTGacttccctggaatgtccaGGCCACTCCAGAGTGATCTGCACCTCGAAGATTGCATCTACTACATTGATTACCGGTGCCTCCCTGTTACATGTGGATGCCGACTTCTCCGGAGTGCTCTGACAACATCCAGACCCCTGGACTGGACTTTTGCTAACCCTGCCCATGCATGGCCCCGGTTCTGCATGTGAAGGGGCACAAAGGAGCATTCGgtcatccctgcctcaggcagaatgAACTGTTCAAGAGCTCGCAGCAGCCGGGGTGAACAGGGGAGACTCTGACAGCCGCAGGTCAGATCTGTGCTCACCCAGCGCCCAACCCGGGCTCCACGCTGCCCTTGGCTGtgatgttgttttttttttcccatggaaattcTGTTTCGCTGACAATTTAATCAATTATTGCTACATTTTCTTATACATTTGGCTCTCTATTTGATCATTTACAGCACTGCCTTCACCCCCTCACCCCAGCGcccttttcccacccaaactCCCAGCGCTGAGGACCCAAATAAACCGCATCCCCgccatccccatccctccctggaGCGGCTCCCGGCTCCGTGGCTTCGCTCCAAGGCTCCTCCCGGGGCCAGGAGCGCTGCCGGCCCCCCCGGGCCGTGCCAcgccgcggggccgggctcgCCGCCCGCGCTCCGGGCCGGTCCCGCGGCTGGAGCCGGCCCAGCGCTGCCATCTGGAAGCCACATGAGGCTGCACACCGAGCTCTGccgcccccctccccaccctcccgGCTCGCATGAAAGTTTAAACGCTGCAAAAAAAGCCGCTCGAAACCTGGGCTcgctgccttttttcccctttacgCTGGAAACAAAAGAAGGGGACGCTTGTGATCCACAGAGGCTTTTTCGGGAGGGCTcctccattcttttttttttttttttttgcttttcctcgCTCCAAACTAATCACTTTTCCTGCTCCCCTGAAGGCGGCACGGCCGTGGGGCCCCTCACAAAGGCTTCCCTCTTCCAGGCTGCTAATTAGTCGCTGGAATTAAGCGGGAGCGTGCGGGAGCCAAACTCCTTGCAGATgttgccagcccagccccggagCACGCGGCTGCTGCCGGGGGGACTCGTGCcagccgccccctccccgctccTGGGACGATGCCACCGCTCgtggtcacagccccagagccctgcgAGGTGACAGCGGAGCCCGGCTGAtgatctgccccagcccccGGGGGGATCTGTGGGCTCTGAGGGGGTCAGgatgtccccaaacccctccgggggcaggggtgggatggaggAGGCTCTTGGAGGAGGCTCTGAGGAGGTTTTGCTCCCCAAGGGTGCTTGTGGGGTCAGAGGATGCTCTCAGGGGATGTTCTGCTCTTGGGGGAATGGTCTTTGGAGGATTTTTCAGGGGAATGCTCTTGGAAGATGCTCTTCCCTTGAAGGATTCTTTTGTAGGAATTCTCTGGGGGGATGCTCTTTGAAGGATTTTgtgggagattttttttgggagatttttttggGAGATGCTCTTTAGAGGATGCTCTTTAGGGGATTTCTTTGGGGGATgctcttgcaggaggctctggggggagATGCCCTTTGAAGGattttttgggaggtttttttttttgggagatGCTCTTTAGAGGACTCTCTTTGCAGGATGCTCTTTAGGGGATTTCTTTGGGGGATGTTTTTTGGGGGATGCTCTTGGAAGATGCTCTTCCCTTGAAGGATTCTTTTGTAGGAATTCTCTGGGGGGATGCCCTTTGAAGGATtttttgggagattttttttgggAGATGCTCTTTAGAGGACTCTCTTTGCAGGATGTTCTTTAGGGGATTTCTTTGTTGGATGCTTTTTGGGAGATGGTATTGGAGGAGGGTTGCTCTTCCATTTAAGGATTCTTTTGGGGGGGGATATTCTTCCCTTGAAGGATTCTTTTGTAGGAATTCTCCAGGGAGATGCCCTTTGAAGGATTTTTCGTGAGATTTTTCTGGGAGATGCTCTTTGGTAAATGCTCTTTGGGGGATTTCTTTGGGGGATGCTTTTTAGGAGATGCTCTTGGAGGAGGGTTGCTCTTCCATTTAAGGATTCTTTTGGGGGGGATACTCTTCCCTTGAAGGATTCTTTTGTAGGAATTCTCCAGGAAGATGCTctttggaggattttttgggaGACTTTTTTGGGGGATACTCTTTGTGGGATTTCTTTGGGGGATGCTTTTTGGGAGATGCTCTTGGAGGAGGGCTGCTCTTCCCTTGAAGGATTCTTTGGTAGGGATTCTCTAGGGAGATGCTCTTTgtaggattttttggggatgctcttgcaggaggctctggggggagATGCcctttgaaggatttttttggggggatgtttTTTGGGAGGTGCTCTTTGGGAGATGCTCTTTGGGGATGCTTTAGGAGGATGCTCTTTGGAGGGTGCTCTTCAGGGGATTTCTTTGGGGGATGCTTTTTGGGAGATACTCTTGGAGGATGCtctttgggggatttttttgggggatgATTTTTGGGGATGCTTTAGGAGGATGCTCTTTGGAGGGTGCTCTTCATGGGATTTCTTTGGGGGATGCTTTTTGGGAGATGCTCTTTAGAGGATGCTCTTTGGGGGATGTTCTTCAGGGGATTTCTTTGGGGGATTTCTTTGGGGGATTATTTTTGAGGACGCTTTTGGAGGATGCTCTTTGGAGGGCTGCTCCAAGAAGATGCTCTGGAGAGAATTTTTTGGGACAACgctctgggggggggggggggagtgtTGTgattaaaaggaattaaaagggACAGTGGCTTGTCCCAAATGGGAGCAATGGTGAAGTCAGGATGAGCATCCACATTTCAAGGCTTTCACATCCCTTCCTCACTGCCTGAATCACGTCACCTTTCCCCACTCATGGCTGTGTAATTTCCGTATCTCCTGGAGTCCCCATTTGGCATCAGTGAAGACCCACAAATTGTCTGTGCACACCCAAGGCTCTTTTCTTGCAggaggggggagagagagagctgaGGACACCCTCACCCAGGCAGATTCTCCTCACAGCCCCCAGAGTGGATGGAGGAGGCACCTTGAGTGCTCTTTAGGGAATCCCACAGCAGTgaggaccccaaaacccctggaaACAGGGAATCCACCCAGCACGACGCCGCTTTGGCCAAGATTTGGGGGTGAAGCCAGGAAATCCAAcctgggggtgctcccctggGCTGTCCGTGCCCTCGGGAGGGTGGCACTCACCTGGGCAGCGGTAGAGCTTGCGGGCCTGGGCAATGTCCCCCTTGCTGAGCCGTGTCCTCTGGCCGATGGCGGGCCGGACGCCGTTCACGTCGTATTTGGGCAGGATGGTGTCCAGGAAGATGCccctggggcaggaaggggatgAGCTGGGCGGGAATCGCCGGCCCTGCGGCCTCACCACCGGGGAAGGATGCTAAAAACAGCCTGGCTGATTAAAGCAGCCTGGCTAATTAAAGCCTGCAGGCCGGTGAGTCAGCGGGGACGTGTCCTGGGGACAGCAATTCCCTGCTCTGAGAAGGGACCTGAGGGCTTTCATCCCACCCAGAACGCCAATGGGAACCTTTCTTGGAGGGAATGAACTCTGTCCACAGCTGCTAACCACCCTCAGGGGTTGGGGACACCGTGCCACGGTCCCCAGGATgtgaggggacaccggggacagcccaggctgtaCCTGGAGAAGGTGTTCCTGGCGTAGTGCATGATGCTGTCAAAGTCATAGGTCTCCCCCAGCGACTCCACCTCCTCAGGCTCCATCTTGAGGAAGTTGTATTCCTGCCCTGAGGAGCACAGCacggggacactgccaggggaaCCCCAACTTCGGCAGCGGggatgaagaagaggaggaagaggaggaggaggagggggaggaaagcTCATCCCCACCTGGCTGGATGTTCTCCCTGATGATGGAGACGTGGTCATCCCTGTCAGGGCGCGTGTGCTCGTGCCAGAAGCCGATGACGTGGCCCAGCTCGTGCACCACGATGCCGAACTTGTCGCAGTTTTTGCCGATGGAGATGGCCTGGGGTCCCCCTCCCCGGCGGCCCACGtaggagcagcacctgcaggggaGCAACCAGCTGGGTCCTGGCTCTCTGCTGTGGAcatctgtcacagacatcttttatggaacatcctttccttaggatttttcctcctgagaagctgagaggcctcaggaacaaaatgcaagcaatggttatctgctgctgtggaatgcaacaggtgcatctgggattgggctcatgtggttgtttctaattaatggccaatcacagcccagctggctccgactctctgtccaagccacaaacctttgttatcatttcttgttttctattcttagccagccttctgatgaaatcctttcttctattcttttagtatagtttaaatgtaatatatatcataaaataataaatcaagacttctgaaacatggagtcagatcctcgtcccttccctcatcctcagaccccggtgaacacggtcacagacATCCTGGTGTTCCCCAGCCAGGAGAATCAGGTCCCAAAAAACGCTGGGCATGTGGGAATCATCCCTGATACAGAACCTCAGGCATCCTGCCCATGGGAGCAACTCgagcctcagctctgcctggaaactgggagagctcagctgctggcatggCATGGCCCAGCACGGCATGGCACAGCTGCACCAGGCCCACATCccctggttctgctgccagGGGTGCCCACCTGGAGCCATCCtcgcccctgccctgcagcagagctgctccatccccgcGCTCTGGACCCGGGCTCAGCGTTTGCGCCCACGCAGGGGCTCCCATTCCAGGGGAAATCCTCCTCCTAACCACCATCTGCTTGGCCAGGGCCGTGCCCTGACGTGTGAAGATGCTGAGCTCGTCCAAACCCCTGTTTCCTTTGGCTCCAGCCCCGCTGCAAGCCCGGGCTGGTGCCGCGCCACCGACCTCATCCCCCGGCGGTGAGCGCCGAGCTCCGGCacctcctgcaccccaaacagacggatcccaccccaaaaccGAGCCCCAGAGCGGGTCCTGGAGCAGCCCCGCACGTACCCACAGGGCCGGTAGGTGAACACGATGTAGCTGTCCTCGTCGTTGCGCTCCAGGAAGGTGACACACGTGTGCTTCTCCCAGTGGCGCATGGCCTGCCGGAAGATGGCTCGCTGGCTGCCTGCGGAGGGGCGGCGGGGGTCAGCCCggcggggaaactgaggcacggcgGGGCCGGACAGCCCCGGGcgggctggctggctggcacTCACCGCTGAAGTTGCCGCTGATCACGTAGGGGATGACCCCGTCCGGCCACACCCGCTCGGGCCGGGACGTGGCTGCGCGGCGGCTCCGGGAGCGCTGCCGGCCCCGGCGGCGCCGGGGGtggccgggccgggggctggTGGCGTTGGTGCCTGTGGGGATGGGGGGGTCAGCGGGGGCGGGAGGAGGCGGGCAGGGGGCGCTGGGGGCGGGCACGGGGTACCTGAGGAGTTGGAGGGCGGGCGGGTGATGGTGTGACGGGCCAGGTCCACCACGCGGTCCACCTGGAAGAGCTGCAGGTCCTCCTCGTCCAGGGCGATGTCACCCAGGAAGGCGGCTGGAGGGGGACGGGAGGTGTGAACGCTCCTTTgtggatcccaaatcccatcgggtgcctccccccagcccctccacacCTGGCAAGCCCCTTCCtacccctcctcctcctcctctctctctctttcagcTGAGCGTGGTACTGGCCGGGCTCCCCCCactccccagcagctggagccagccccACTCTCACATCTGGATCGCATAAAACCCATCCATCACTTTTTAGAgtttctattattattttgtgTTGCAAAACTGCCTTTTCCCCCCCGCCGACTTTTGCTGGCTTTAGGACCCCCTTCCTGCCCGGCTCttgccccccagccctgagcgAGCTCCGGGAgccccaggatgctccaagcaGCGACCTCTGAGTCATCTGCGAGCACTGAGCGGAGCCATCTGGGCCGGGAAGCTCCCGCTGTGCCCAGAGCCCGCAGGAGCGGGGCCGCCGTCTGCCGGGAcccccctcctccagcagcatcaCGGGGCTGGAGGACACAACCCTGCTCATaacccttcctcctcctcctcctcctcctctctgccgTCCATTCGGCGGCCCCTccccggggacaccggggctgGCTGAGGTCAGGCCGCGGCTCCGGAGGTGGGGTGGGGGCTCCTCACCGGTTTTGGGGGtacctggggagagcagagggtgCCTGGAACCCCCTGGCCTCGGGCAGCGCTGTATTGGGGTGGCCggagcagctcaggggaggAGGGCGAGCGGAGCCAAGGTCGCGCTCCAGGCAGTTTGCAAATGGCTCCCTAAAGAGCCACTAATTTATGAAGGCGAGGCGGGACAATTAGGATAACCCTGAGAGGTCCAGAGAGCCGGCCCGGGGTGAGAGGAGCTGCCGTGGGATCAGAGGAGCAGACTGGATCCCATCCCTTTCCACGGCCCCAGCCCAAACCTCGCTGCACTGGCGGCCTGGAGCGCTTTGGGGTGAATCGGCCGCGttttggggctgtccccagcactgaccGCGGGGTGAATCCCATCGGGGGAGGCTCCGGGGTGGAGAGCAGACCTGTGGCAACGCCGAGGGAAGAGCAAACAAGCCGGGGCCGGCACCTCCCCTGGCAGCGACCTGCGGCTGGCACGGCCAGGCTGCAATttgagggcagagcagaggcaggagccgGCCCCGGCCTCCCCACACCCTCCCGGGGCCGGGAGAGACGTGTCCGAACGGGCAGCGCGGGGGAGGACCGGGGCCGGGGAGCAGGACGAGCATCCCTTGCCAAGAGCTGCATGGAAAGACAAGGGAAAGTAAGCTCGCTTACAGCCCAGCAAGCGCCGGCGGAGCCAAGTGATATAGAAACCATATGTGAGGGATTTGGGAGCCGTGAGAGAGCCGGGCAGGCCGGCCCGGGGATGTGGGGCTGCTTTTGCCGCGGGTTTGAGGCCGCTGAGCTCCCCCAGAACTCCCCAGGGCACGGGGGGTGGCTCCCGGGGGTGCCCCCGCAGCGATCCCTGCACGGACACGTCGGGGCCAAGCCCAGAGTGCCGGGTTGAGAAATTCCAGGTTGGTTCGGGCTCCGGTCACGTCCTCCTCCCACTCTCTCCCTGTGCACCCGTGGAATGAGGTGACACGTGGGTGTTTTGGGAGGGGGGGGTCTCTGCTCGCCAAAAGCCCCCAGACACCGTTAAACTCCCCGAGGGGCTTccctggggacagtgccacGCTGCTGCCACTTGTTGGTGTGGGAGAGGTGGAGGGGACACCCTGCAAGCCAAGGGGACCCTCTGCAAACAAAGGGGACCCCCTGGAAGTGAGGGAGACCCTCTGCAAACTCGAGGGTCTCTTGGCAGGAGTGATCCCAGCCCAGCTTGGAACAGGAGGAAGCGCCCCCCGAGGGgtcacagcccctgcagcacatCCCCTCACCCaaccaggggacacagggaccaAACAGGTCCCcagccatccctggaggtgtcctggtgtccctgagctgctcccagcctgggacacCGCGGGCTGAgccacaggggctgctcagTCACAGAGGCCCTGGGGGCAAGGAGGAAACACCCCCCGAGGGgtcacagcccctgcaggacATCCCCTCACCCCGCCGGGGCTCGGAGCCCGAGAGACCCCAAACAGGGGACACAGATCCCCCCCGGAGCTACCCTGGTGTCCCCGAGCTGCTCCCAGCCGGGGACACCGCGGGCTGAGCcgcaggagctgctctctgctcagccaCAGAGGCCCCGGGGGCAAGGTCCGAGCGCGGCGGTGCCAGCAGGGGTGGGGGATGCGGTGCCAGCGATGCCAGCGGTGCCGGCGGGGAGGAGGGCGCGGTGCCAGCTCCAAGGGCAGGCGTGGGGCGCGGAGCAGTCGGGAGTGACggaggggagaggggatggatgatcccagctccatcccgGCCGCCCCCCAGAGCACAGCCGGCACTTCGGGAGCTCTGCCCCCGCCCCCCGCAGGCGGAGATAGCTCAGCCCTCCTCTGTTGTTTGactttttgtgctgtgttttctttcgGGTTCTCGGAACGCTGACGTAACCCCGGGGCTGAAGCTTTAGACAAACAAGGTTTTTCATTCGGACCAGGGCCAAAGCCCCTCAGCAGCCCATCCTGATCCCGCAGGCACCTCCTGATCCTCCTGggtccctctgctccctgcccgggatgcaggagctcagcatccccctgggcaaggtgagcagtgcaggagcagccacggGCCTGACCTCTCTGGTGTCACTGGGAGATTGGG
Coding sequences within it:
- the BMP1 gene encoding bone morphogenetic protein 1 isoform X2, whose protein sequence is MAGLRSCGLLLCLLLARALRFPDYSYVLEEEEEDEEPLDYKDPCKAAAFLGDIALDEEDLQLFQVDRVVDLARHTITRPPSNSSGTNATSPRPGHPRRRRGRQRSRSRRAATSRPERVWPDGVIPYVISGNFSGSQRAIFRQAMRHWEKHTCVTFLERNDEDSYIVFTYRPCGCCSYVGRRGGGPQAISIGKNCDKFGIVVHELGHVIGFWHEHTRPDRDDHVSIIRENIQPGQEYNFLKMEPEEVESLGETYDFDSIMHYARNTFSRGIFLDTILPKYDVNGVRPAIGQRTRLSKGDIAQARKLYRCPACGETLQDSQGNFSSPEFPNGYSAHMHCVWRISVTPGEKIILNFTTLDLYRSRLCWYDYVEVRDGFWRKATLRGRFCGNKLPEPIISTDSRLWVEFRSSSNWVGKGFFAVYEAICGGDVKKDNGHIQSPNYPDDYRPSKVCVWKITVSEGYHVGLTFQSFEIERHDSCAYDYLEIRDGSSDSSSLIGRYCGYDKPDDIKSTSNKLWMKFVSDGSINKAGFAVNFFKEMDECSRPNNGGCEQRCVNTLGSYKCACDPGYELASDKRRCEAACGGFLTKLNGSITSPGWPKEYPPNKNCIWQLVAPTQYRISLQFDFFETEGNDVCKYDFVEVRSGLTADSKLHGKFCGAEKPEVITSQYNNMRIEFKSDNTVSKKGFKAHFFSEKKQQLQPPKSRPPGLKFRMQKRPRGPS
- the BMP1 gene encoding bone morphogenetic protein 1 isoform X4; amino-acid sequence: MAGLRSCGLLLCLLLARALRFPDYSYVLEEEEEDEEPLDYKDPCKAAAFLGDIALDEEDLQLFQVDRVVDLARHTITRPPSNSSGTNATSPRPGHPRRRRGRQRSRSRRAATSRPERVWPDGVIPYVISGNFSGSQRAIFRQAMRHWEKHTCVTFLERNDEDSYIVFTYRPCGCCSYVGRRGGGPQAISIGKNCDKFGIVVHELGHVIGFWHEHTRPDRDDHVSIIRENIQPGQEYNFLKMEPEEVESLGETYDFDSIMHYARNTFSRGIFLDTILPKYDVNGVRPAIGQRTRLSKGDIAQARKLYRCPACGETLQDSQGNFSSPEFPNGYSAHMHCVWRISVTPGEKIILNFTTLDLYRSRLCWYDYVEAGSAGTSCPSPSSPPTAASGWSSGAAATGWAKVSSPSTKPSAGGTSRRTTATSSPPTTPMTTGPARCASGKSPCPRATTWD
- the BMP1 gene encoding bone morphogenetic protein 1 isoform X3 translates to MAGLRSCGLLLCLLLARALRFPDYSYVLEEEEEDEEPLDYKDPCKAAAFLGDIALDEEDLQLFQVDRVVDLARHTITRPPSNSSGTNATSPRPGHPRRRRGRQRSRSRRAATSRPERVWPDGVIPYVISGNFSGSQRAIFRQAMRHWEKHTCVTFLERNDEDSYIVFTYRPCGCCSYVGRRGGGPQAISIGKNCDKFGIVVHELGHVIGFWHEHTRPDRDDHVSIIRENIQPGQEYNFLKMEPEEVESLGETYDFDSIMHYARNTFSRGIFLDTILPKYDVNGVRPAIGQRTRLSKGDIAQARKLYRCPACGETLQDSQGNFSSPEFPNGYSAHMHCVWRISVTPGEKIILNFTTLDLYRSRLCWYDYVEVRDGFWRKATLRGSAGTSCPSPSSPPTAASGWSSGAAATGWAKVSSPSTKPSAGGTSRRTTATSSPPTTPMTTGPARCASGKSPCPRATTWD